The following DNA comes from Erigeron canadensis isolate Cc75 chromosome 3, C_canadensis_v1, whole genome shotgun sequence.
caattcctcgtaatcagtgttcagacttgtaaggtctagaataccgataaggactccagtcaggagatttggtaagtcttccagtgagctctgttatttgttagacttctttcttcagacttcagtcttcgacttcagtgagaatgttcttcaatggaaagatcttgactggagtgaagtccagtgaacaaacctggtggaatccagattcctgtacaagtaagttgttcactggtcttcacataatttctgaaaaaatcttcagagggctccagtggtcacgtctggagcgagtccagtaaatctggacctaacaataactttcatcaaaacGAAGTTCAACAGTTATGGTGGTCAGGAAAGTGAACAGCTCACCGGAAAAGTTTAAACTGTAGATTTCTCTCTCGTTTCTTTGATTAGGAACACGAAATCGGCaccaaaacaaccaaaatcaaGAACCGAACAAATTAACcctaacaaaaaataatcagtTCTGAAGTTCGTCAAAAATATGGAAACTCACTGGAAAACTCAACCAATCGAAAACTGAAACCATGAACATGACCGGAATTAACACGCGAACAAAACTATATGACTTTCATAATGATTTGGTTATCATTGACATTTGTTATAGAGATCTAGGTTATTGATGATTGATATATGTGGATACAAACACATGGTCGATAGTTGTAATTTACTCAAAGAAAAAATATTGCTAATTTAatagaaaatattattataaatgaaAGAATGTCGCTAATTtcgtaaaaaaaaatgacacgtCAGCAGGTTACCAGGTCAAATGTTACTTGTCTGTTAATAAATGAAAGATGTTTTCTAAAAAGTAAGACTTTAAAGGATATTGCTAATTTCGTGAAATCGAAtaaagttcatttctattttctgaaattatttatttgacaaactataagtttttgtttaattaaagaaaacctGATTAAAAAAAccgccatatatatatatatcatattatttAGAACGAAATATAACATATCAACTACAGTAAAATAACAACGTATAAAAGTATATACTATTTAACATGTGATTAGAGTAATCACATAAATGATGCTAATTATAAATTCACACTCGATAACATGGTCAAACGAATAGTATTACAACAATTGTAAGTGAAATAACATTGTATAAAAACAACTGTTATTATTTAATACatgatattaaaataatcaaaaaattgaTTTACAAATATCTTATTCTAATTAGCACGAATCATAACATATGAaccataacaaaatataacaacGTATAGTATGAAAGTATCTGTTATTATTCAACATGCattgttaaaataattataaaggtTAAGTTAATTACAGAAACATTACGGGCGCATAATCCTAAACAAACAATATCATAGCAACcaaagttaaataaatatgtataaaagtaTACGTTATTAttaaaagatgttattaaaATAACCACAAAGTTAGATAATATTACAAAAGTGCCATTGTGAACCGTAAATGAAACGACATTTATAAAGCATAAGACGACAACTGCTTTTCATCATAAATGAGTTGTAGGTAAATGAATGGAATTTCAAAACCACAAAGCTTATCAGAAATTGCAATGCGATGGTTGCAATTATAATTTGTTGGTTGTATTTGGTAGATTTTGAGATACGTTTGGTTTGTTTAAAAGGGATTATTGCCCTAAAAACACACATAATTATTACTTCAAAtatttttctcaaaaagtgaaaattacatttttcaagAAAgaatattgtaattttttttattttacaagaataatatatgtgtaattttagGACATATGTTAGACAATTTTTTagaaatactcgtaatataatatgtttgttagatataaatatatattatttaatgacTAATCTACCATTCATTTACTTTATAAGTTTTATGTACACTATATAAGGGTGATACCCTATTGTATTAAGATACACAAAAACATAAGGCTTTTTATGCCACCATTGTCTTCCCTATCTTCTATATTTTATCATCTTGGCTTACTATCATATTGTATTGGTGTGTTTATGATAACATTATTGATCCAAGATCATATATTTCCTaacacgttatcagcacgaACTGTCTCTTACAATTGCTTGATCTTTGGATCCCGATTTCACCTCATCAAATCATCAATACTTTCTGGTAATCCTTTCCTCTTAAAGTTATTATATCTGatcttcatatatacatatataatataatatacatgGTTACATACGGactcatatatattttctcaaaatatattTCTTGCTTGTATGCATATAACTCTCTGAAACAATAATACATGCtacaaaaatatatgatatcatGACATGTATCCGGGAATAGATATAATGAAAATCTTCAAACATGTTATAGTTTTGATCCTTTTCTTGGATTGATTTCTATGAACTGGAGTTTTTATAAATGTGTGCCTATGTTCAACTATGCATATAAAATCGGTTTTGTTTAGGAACTGGAATTTCAATTGAATGTCGGAAAAATCGAGATGTTGTAAACacaattatacaaaaaaaaaatttgagatttATTATTtggataaataaaaataaagtgacACAATATTCAAACGTACCATCTATTGAATTCTTGTAAAGCACAGTGCCACATTCTTAAACAAAATTGTCATCACTTTCGTGGACGAAATACTTGGAACCTATTTAGATACTCTAGccatatgattattattattattattattattgaatataAGGTGgtggttgaaaaaaaaaacaaattaatttacaattttgaaCTCTGAATTAtatttctctattttttttagcAAACTACGTACCtatttattcttttgatataATACATGACTTTACTGGTTGGTGACTAAATGGGGTTATCTTATAACTATAACCATGGATAAATACCATTTATCAGGCACCCCTTATACCATTTACCAGGCACCCCTTATATGGCTGATAAATATGGATAAATATTGGTTAATAATGATGGATATGTAGACCATCGGAAAGTTAGGGATGATTTGACCGAGAATATATGgaatatatatcttaaatatgttttttttaaactcatatatatacatatatttatggTAAGCAGAATAACTAAATTTATTTGATTGTCTATCATATATTAAAGTTTATTAGTCAAAGATTATGCAAAAATTCAGAATATCAAGTTGAATAATAAACTAGTGTTTAGACCCATCCATGGATGGGTAGTTTCAAAGTATATTAATCAAAAGCtgaaaaattagaattcaagtatatattaaatctctatgaccaatatcacaatttaatcaatacgaaaactaaagaggTAGACATATGAAagttaactatatataaatattgattccaatttacttatttttttcaacttttaattacaatactaatactaataatattaataagataataataatttaagttcataATATATTCAATTTCATAGAAGTGAtgatctttaaaaattaaaaacatgttacCTGGTATAGGAGGAGGTCGAACCTTTTGGTAGTCGactattttgttttttggtttggtcgtaggttttttttagtgagaatatgtgagggttttttcctaggttgtatatatatagataataaaataataaaaatttccGTCCAtaggacgggtagtctcaaaatttataaatcttataataactGTGAAACAAAacgtgtatgaccaatatcacaacttaatgaatacgaaaggtaaagaagaaacatatgaaaattaactttatataaatattgatttcagtttacccattttttttcaactttagttaaataaaaagagaaacaaaaagtgtatgaccaatatcacaacttaatgaatacgaaagctaaagaagaaacatatgaacattaattccatataaatattgattccagtttaccttttttttcaactttagttaagtAAAAAGAGAACAAAAAGTGTAAGTATACaaagtcgtagatgatggttaacatgtgttggcttaagagataataattacaataacataagaattcaatattagataataataataatgattaaatatgaacaaagtatataaataaaaaacctttttggtagtcgatcgtaacttcttctttttttgccgtaggttttttcttagggttgagaatatgtgagagttttttgtaagtagtagtagtaataataataataataataaagatttttttataaattttttttattaaagttcaaacattttttattaaataaatattaaaaaaaaatataggattaataaggatgaaGTATTAGGCTAAAGAAGAAAATTAAGGGTGTCACGTGTACCctcaaccccctcttttagttatattatagattatagattatcattatttttattattatgatgatattatgattggatttatatttttgtttacacCGTGATGATAAATTATACTTGCTAATTAAGCCTAGTTAAGTTGtacaaaactttttttataaaagtaagaCCATAAATTTTACAAACTAAAATTTGTaggattattaaaataataaataaatattaaaaaaaaataaaggattaataaggTTGGAGTATTAGGATCTAGAAGGGGAATTAGAATTGTCGAGTGTAGCCTCAACcccctcttttatttatattatagatgACGGGacttgatttattttatttttatctagaCTATGATATACAACTGTATTAGGCTTGTGCTTATAAGCACCATCTTCTTGGAATATTTTCATTGCCACATTAGCATCACAAAACCCATAACTCTCATCAGGACTCTCATTGTCTATAAGGATAGCTTTTTCAGAACTTCttcgccacatcatcaattcttttataatttccaattacttaaacataaaactaaataactattttttaaatattaaaaaacatatttagattactaataaaatctaaaaaatataaataaaaaaataataataaattaatgttaGGGACTAAATTGataacatttaaaactcaagagttatttcataaatatataatattataggggtaaaaataaaaattgcttattatataatatatgtatatatatgcgtCATCTTCCTCTCTCATTCACCTGCAAACCACATAGAATACAtatattgacatatatatatatatatataccatgaaGTTTGTTCATTTGAATCCACTTTTTTCCTTGAAAACTAAGGGACACATCTTGACCCTTCAATTTATATAATCAAAGTCTGAGATTAATTTCAATCACATAATTCATAAAACACACGGAAGGTTATATCTGTAAATTCACACATCCTTCCATCACTCATTCATTTCACACATCCCTCCATCTCTCGTTCATTTCACCCAACCTGTTTTTCATTTCCCCCAAATcaacacaaaaacacacacacacatatagggATTTTCTCTCTCCATGATTATCTCTTCATCGGTCGGTGGTTTCCCTAACCCTCGTTTTTTCCGGCAATAGAAAACACGACATTCAAGTATGGTTTTTTCACCGGTAATAATGAAGGTTCCGACTAGTTATCAAAGAAAACGTAAATTGTCGTTCCGAGTGATAATCAAGTAGTTCCGACCATTTCTACGGCGGCAGTGGCTGATAAGTGTATTATATTCTTCATTTAATTcctttttatccttaattttatacgtttgatttatttttagtgttttattaatttctagggtttttattttatttcagaAATTTAGTAACTGTTAATTGTAGattataagatatttttttttgtagatgTACTATTTAATTGTTACATCTAAGCATGTATTACGTTTTGTGTgaaccaatcaaatatgattgtttgttATAACTATGTTTGTTTGGTTGTTTATTCAATATGATATGAATGTGTGTTATTCTACAGTCAAATATCATCATGTACTTGTGTTAATCTGTTTGTCAAATCTATAGGAAAAACTTCTCGTAGTATTGATCAGATTATGCTAGTTGTTCATGTGTAGTTGTTGTTTCAGTTACGTCATTTATATCGTTTTGTTTAGCGAAAAATCTGTTGGTTTAGTGTTATCTAATAATTTTCATTTGATAATTTTGGGTACTAGTTTATGTATTAAATTTTAGTTCTCTGTCTATGCAGTTGATTTAAATGAAATTGTTGTTGAGTTGCAACCTgttaaagagaaaaagaaggCGAAGGTGTCTAAGCAACCAAAGAATGCCATTTCTGCAGCTAATTTAAATGAAACTGTTGCTTCTTTGGCAATCATCGTGAAGGAATGTTGTTCAGAGACTTTGATCTGGTATAGCCTCTAAGCCATACACTACATATTACTCATTGTGTGACACTTCTTTTTGTGTCGGCTTCAGGAATTTGAGTAATATTGACTGATGGGGATCTGCTGCTTGAAATGTAGTCATCTTTTATAGATCAGTCAAACCATGTAGGTTTGACAAATGTAAAATCCGACAATGAACATGTCTTATTGTAAATGAGCACATTAGTCTTGTTGTTTAACAACTTGTTGGTAGCTAAGTCGtttaatttgattacaattgATTAGATAAGTAGTTTAATTTGATTAGTAATTGAGCACATTAGGCTTGCTGTTTAGCCAGTGATCGTTGATTTGTCTTTAAAGTCGGTGAATAGATTCagtttattttgattacacttgaTTGCTGGTAGCTAAGTAGTTTGTTGGTAGTGTTTGATATACTTAGTTATGTATACATAGTTAATCATTCTTGattgtatatttataatgtGTTTATTCTGGACACTTAAGACTTTACCTTTATCATACAAACAGGTGTTTATCCCTCTCTGTCATTCATCACATTTCTATTTGTTGGTTTATGATCTAAGGAAAGAACCAGCATTCCACATAATCGACAATATGATTCCTGGAAATGTCAGAAACTTCAAAGGAAAATATAAGAAGGTGACAACTTCTGTGGTAAGTATAAATCAACCCTCGTCTTTGTTATATCTGACATTAACCCTAATCTGTGGTTAGCGATATAATAGCCTTTGGGTCTGATTTAAGAATGTATTAGGTTCAATAATTGCCACAacagttttatgtttaagtttagTGGCTGAATTTTGATATGGCATACACTTCTTTTGGTAATACCCAATATAGGCTGTActttcattttgatagttttcaaAAAATTGTTGTATACAACATAAACTGTTCTCGACTCACTTAATGAATGTGAAAAATCCTTCTGCTCAAGTTGTTAAAGGTCTTAAGGCTACACAATTTAGAGTCACATGGAGTACAAAAGATAACTTTGTGGATTGTGGCGTGTTTCTCATGCGCCACATGGAGTCATTTAAGGGACAATCTGAGGATACATGGAACTGTGGACTTCCGGTTGAGTCTAAAGACCAGAAATATGTCTTGTTGAAGTTGAGGGTAAGGTGCACTGCCAATCTGAGGATACAAGATACTGACACATGAGATTAACAAACATGTTGCATTGATACTACAAGATGCTAGagtgtttttagaaaaatattctCGGGCAGCAATAACACAACTTTTTCTAGGAGGTGGGGAGGAAAGGAAGCGTAGAAACTCTGCATTGTCTCAGGAAATTGGTGCTTAAACTTTTTAGATTAATGTGTTTAAAAACTTTCTAGGAATCATGTTAAACTGTTAGCTTTTGTCGTTGAATCGTGTTCACTAGACTTGTGTATTTGGATGCGTTTAATAGACTTGTGTATTTTGAATGTGTTCAAAAGTAGTCGAATGTGATAGACTTTATGCAGTTGAATGATTATTACAATTTAATGTTGTACGATGTCTATATACTgaatttgtgtgaaatcaaagtTGATTGTCCAAAACCTTTGTTTCAGACCAGGTGTGGAATTTATGTGCAAACCAACAGCCCAGCAAGGGGTGGTCCTGCCAAAATATGACAAAATTTGACAACATTACAGAAATGTAACACATTATACACATATTCAAGCATGTCACATTTTGCAATATAGAAACAAATACACATTTTCAATCACTTTTGATTGGATATAGAAAATCATGTTTGATTGGTGagtacaaatatttaaccaagtataaatttgtaaattgtaaaaatTCTATCAACCAAGTATAAAATCtgcataataaaaaaataatagcaATAAAAAATAGTGGCTTGCTAGTTGAACGAGGACATATGAGAAGTCATACTCCAATTcgctttttgtttctttcttccaCAAGTCCTCATGTTGTGATCTGTCCCTCCACATGCTGCAATTACTCTTTCTTTTGTTGCTTTCTTTAAGCCCCTTTTCTTTCCCACCCATCAAACGTTTGTCTCTGTAGCACCCCTTGTATGTGTCTACTGGTGGgttttttattctatttgtaTCCGGCTTTGAAACACCTGTCATTTTTTCTATGATGTCATCTTTTTTCTTTGAGGGTTGTTTTGGCATTTCATCCTCAACTTTTTTCTTCAAGTCTTTCACTTGTTCCAGAAATTCTTCGAGCTTCTTTTCACCATTAACAAGTAGATGCAAGCAATCTTCAACAACCGAGGTTACATCAGTAACCAACCTTTGAGTACCCATATTTGCATTGTCGAATCTGTTTTGTCTCGATCTCAAATCTGTGGTATGATGCCTTTCATCCATCGCCTCATTATATACTGTGTAGGTATCTCTTCTACATTATTGTTGTTCAAACCCACAAAACGATGTCGGCATAGGATACCGTAACGAAGGTAGTGTCTACAAGTACACATAATCGATCCATCCTGCCGGTTATAAAGTACCTTCATGGGCagaaaattatttcaaatatttttttttattaactaatcatatttgattgactAATCATATAGCATGAATCTGTTTGTGTTCAAtcatatctatacatatattattccgtttttaattgtgcatagagcAGAAACATACCTTGTATTTGTATCACATTTTTTCTAGTATCTAATGCTTTCTTCTCCAATTTTTCATTAACAAGATAAACTTTACAATCGCCCTCGATAGTCATCTGATCAACTGAACATGCATACAATGAAGCTTCTATCTCTTTCTGAACAATCTCGAAAACtgtttttgtgtatatttt
Coding sequences within:
- the LOC122591530 gene encoding protein FAR1-RELATED SEQUENCE 5-like yields the protein MMFVPFTGIDNHGRCVTFAAGLIRDEKAETYTWLLNCFMRSFNKDPTMMVTDQDKSMEIAIKSVFKTTKHRLCRWHITQKLQIKVKEAIPSIEEESERDFKRRFDNIVWNMYIEPHVFEEQWDKLKSDFSLKNDTWFKYMFQIRSKWIPAYFTETPMFGLMRTTSRSTQEKLDADDIKKSRTLCTKLKIEKHASKIYTKTVFEIVQKEIEASLYACSVDQMTIEGDCKVYLVNEKLEKKALDTRKNVIQIQDLRSRQNRFDNANMGTQRLVTDVTSVVEDCLHLLVNGEKKLEEFLEQVKDLKKKVEDEMPKQPSKKKDDIIEKMTGVSKPDTNRIKNPPVDTYKGCYRDKRLMGGKEKGLKESNKRKSNCSMWRDRSQHEDLWKKETKSELETTPCWAVGLHINSTPGLKQRFWTINFDFTQIQYIDIVQH